The following coding sequences lie in one Mercenaria mercenaria strain notata chromosome 5, MADL_Memer_1, whole genome shotgun sequence genomic window:
- the LOC128557150 gene encoding uncharacterized protein LOC128557150 produces MYCGTHDMVYCLMCIATEHRSCGDVTSLTDAAGSSLQQKEADRLQEEYESIKEVLTVSKRKKKENLVSLEENRNTIEKRLQEIEEALVEHIKKLSQQDKMSLNETYCKVKDELESDIKMLDCRISEMERVRGKFQSTTEVNQEKRFIQFKLCQQIMKDAKILHAQFESGGKVLIDFAENTSVTGQLVEVKSLGKINEARINEKKEIKGQKEIKGQKEINVRMQNDKKTCRINDICQLDCGACILADWRNKNVKLIDTNRNVKSHFDLGFLPNGICKTGHNEIAVKLCNNKIDMLSLSTGIAKVRSISVKGGGGYWGIAYTGGKFWASAETAVDVYDTNGTFEKSIAVARAGTRQMTVYQNSVYLADRSDGIVKLMSDGTKQTKFQDSKLKCTVGVCISNDGTVYALDKPSNTIVMFSQDGKCLGQLVPEIPSREDPESLCYDNKNECILIGYNSSDTVTALHLHD; encoded by the exons ATGTATTGTGGGACACACGATATGGTCTACTGTCTGATGTGTATTGCCACAGAACATAG GTCCTGTGGTGATGTGACCAGCCTAACAGATGCGGCAGGTTCGAGCTTACAACAAAAGGAAGCGGACCGTCTACAAGAAGAATATGAGTCTATCAAAGAGGTTCTTACAGTCTCAAAGAGGAAGAAAAAGGAAAACCTCGTCTCATTAGAAGAGAATAGAAACACAATCGAAAAACGACTCCAAGAAATTGAAGAAGCTTTGGTAGAACATATCAAAAAGCTTTCACAACAAGATAAAATGAGCCTCAACGAAACATATTGTAAAGTGAAAGACGAGCTTGAATCAGATATCAAAATGCTGGACTGTAGAATATCTGAAATGGAGAGAGTAAGGGGCAAGTTCCAGTCAACAACGGAAGTTAACCAGGAAAAACGGTTCATTCAGTTTAAGCTTTGCCAGCAAATTATGAAAGATGCTAAGATATTACATGCACAGTTTGAATCAGGTGGTAAAGTATTAATTGACTTTGCAGAAAATACAAGTGTAACGGGACAGTTAGTTGAAGTCAAAAGTTTGGGGAAAATAAATGAAGCTCggataaatgaaaagaaagaaataaaaggtCAGAAAGAGATAAAAGGTCAGAAAGAGATAAACGTAAGAATGCAGAATGACAAGAAGACCTGTCGAATAAATGATATATGCCAACTTGATTGCGGAGCTTGTATTTTGGCTGACTGGcgcaataaaaatgtaaaattgataGATACTAATCGGAATGTGAAGTCTCACTTTGATCTTGGATTTCTTCCAAACGGAATTTGTAAAACAGGACACAACGAAATAGCAGTGAAGCTGTGTAATAACAAAATAGACATGTTATCACTATCTACCGGTATTGCTAAAGTAAGAAGTATTTCTGTAAAAGGAGGAGGTGGATATTGGGGCATTGCTTACACAGGTGGAAAGTTTTGGGCATCGGCTGAAACCGCAGTTGACGTGTATGACACAAATGGAACCTTTGAAAAATCTATTGCAGTAGCAAGAGCTGGAACAAGACAAATGACCGTTTATCAAAACTCGGTATATTTGGCTGATCGTAGTGATGGCATTGTCAAATTGATGAGCGATGGTACGAAACAAACTAAATTTCAAGACAGTAAACTGAAATGTACTGTTGGTGTATGCATATCGAATGATGGTACAGTGTATGCCCTAGATAAACCTTCCAACACTATCGTAATGTTCAGTCAGGATGGAAAATGTCTAGGGCAGCTAGTTCCGGAAATACCCAGTAGGGAAGATCCAGAGTCGCTTTGCTACGATAATAAAAACGAATGTATATTGATTGGCTATAATTCATCTGATACAGTAACTGCGCTGCATCTCCATGACTGA